The Lycium barbarum isolate Lr01 chromosome 12, ASM1917538v2, whole genome shotgun sequence genome includes a region encoding these proteins:
- the LOC132621179 gene encoding endoglucanase 25-like, whose translation MYGRDPWGGALEMNATDSATDDDRSRNLQDFDKAALSRNLDETQQSWLLGPTEQKKKKYVDLGCLIVSRKVFKWTVGCIIAAALIAGFVTLIVKTVPRHRHHNPPPDNYTLALRKALMFFNAQRSGKLPKHNNVSWRGSSGLQDGKSDDSTMFKNLVGGYYDAGDAIKFNFPQSFALTMLSWSAIEYSAKYEAAGELSHVKDIIKWGTDYLLKTFNSSADTIDRIVAQVGKGDTSGGPDPNDHYCWVRPEDIDYPRPVTECHSCSDLAAEMAAALASASIVFKDNKVYSQKLVHGARTLFKFSREQRGRYSSGNEAEIFYNSTSYWDEFVWGASWLYYATGNSSYLQLATTPGIAKHAGAFWGGPDYGVLSWDNKLAGSQLLLSRLRLFLSPGYPYEEILSTFHNQTSIIMCSFLPFFSSFNRTKGGLIQLNHGRPQPLQYVVNAAFLATLYSDYLAAADTPGWYCGPNFYSTNVIREFAQTQIDYILGKNPRKMSYVVGFGNHYPKRVHHRGASVPKNKVKYNCKGGWKWRDSSKPNPNTLVGAMVAGPDKNDGFHDVRTNYNYTEPTLAGNAGLVAALVALSGDKSVGIDKNTIFSAVPPMFPTPPPPPAAWRP comes from the exons ATGTACGGGAGGGATCCATGGGGAGGGGCACTAGAGATGAACGCAACAGATTCAGCAACAGATGATGACAGGAGCAGGAACTTGCAGGATTTCGATAAGGCAGCTTTGTCAAGAAATCTTGATGAAACACAACAGAGTTGGTTGTTAGGACCAACAgaacagaagaagaagaaatatgtGGATCTGGGTTGTCTTATTGTGAGTAGAAAAGTCTTCAAGTGGACTGTCGGTTGTATTATTGCAGCTGCTCTCATTGCTGGATTTGTTACTCTTATTGTCAAGACTGTTCCTAGGCACCGACACCATAATCCCCCACCAGATAATTACACTCTCGCTCTTCGTAAGGCCCTTATGTTCTTCAATGCACAGCGCT CTGGGAAACTCCCTAAGCACAACAATGTATCTTGGAGGGGGAGTTCAGGTCTGCAGGACGGCAAGTCGGATGATTCAACTATGTTTAAGAATTTGGTTGGGGGATATTATGATGCAGGAGATGCAATAAAGTTTAACTTCCCTCAATCATTTGCTCTCACTATGTTGAGTTGGAGTGCGATTGAGTATAGTGCAAAATATGAAGCTGCTGGGGAGCTCAGTCATGTCAaagatattattaagtgggggaCTGATTACCTCCTCAAAACCTTCAATTCCTCTGCTGATACCATTGATCGAATTGTTGCACAG GTGGGGAAAGGGGATACTTCAGGAGGACCAGATCCGAATGATCACTATTGTTGGGTGCGTCCAGAAGACATTGATTATCCACGgcctgtaactgaatgtcacaGCTGCTCGGATCTTGCTGCGGAGATGGCTGCTGCTCTGGCTTCTGCTTCCATTGTTTTTAAGGATAACAAGGTCTACTCACAAAAGCTTGTCCATGGTGCTAGAACTCTCTTTAAGTTTTCCAGGGAGCAGCGTGGCAGATACAGTAGCGGTAATGAAGCTGAAATATTCTACAATTCTACTAGTTATTGGGATGAGTTTGTGTGGGGTGCGTCCTGGCTCTATTATGCTACAGGAAATTCTTCGTATCTTCAGCTTGCTACAACTCCTGGTATCGCCAAACACGCTGGTGCTTTCTGGGGAGGTCCTGATTATGGCGTGCTCAGCTGGGACAATAAGCTCGCTGGTTCACAA CTGCTTCTAAGCCGTTTGAGATTATTTTTGAGCCCTGGATATCCTTATGAAGAAATTTTGAGTACGTTTCATAACCAGACAAGCATAATCATGTGCTCTTTCTTGCCATTCTTCTCTTCTTTTAACCGCACGAAag GAGGGCTGATTCAGTTAAACCATGGAAGGCCTCAGCCTCTTCAGTATGTAGTCAATGCTGCCTTCCTGGCTACCTTGTATAGTGACTATCTTGCAGCTGCGGACACCCCTGGATGGTATTGTGGACCCAATTTCTACTCCACCAATGTCATACGTGAATTTGCACAGACTCAG ATTGACTACATCCTTGGAAAGAACCCCAGGAAAATGAGTTATGTTGTGGGCTTCGGCAATCACTATCCAAAACGTGTCCACCACCGAGGTGCATCAGTTCCTAAAAACAAGGTCAAGTATAATTGTAAAGGAGGATGGAAGTGGAGGGATTCATCTAAGCCTAATCCGAATACTCTTGTCGGAGCTATGGTTGCTGGACCAGACAAGAATGATGGTTTCCATGATGTTCGTACTAATTACAATTATACCGAACCAACACTTGCTGGAAATGCCGGTTTAGTTGCAGCCCTCGTGGCTCTATCGGGAGATAAAAGTGTTGGAATTGACAAGAACACAATATTCTCTGCAGTACCACCCATGTTCCCTACTCCACCGCCCCCGCCTGCTGCTTGGAGACCATAA